Proteins from a genomic interval of Rhodothermus marinus:
- a CDS encoding nucleotidyltransferase family protein, which produces MKTEQRLLQRLREKREEILRLCARYGATDVRVFGSVARGEADASSDVDLIVRFEPGRSLLDHAALWLELEALLGCRVDVLSESGLKPRIREKVLKEAIPL; this is translated from the coding sequence ATGAAAACAGAGCAGCGACTTCTGCAGCGGCTCAGAGAGAAACGCGAGGAGATCCTTCGGCTCTGCGCCCGCTACGGAGCCACGGACGTGCGGGTGTTCGGCTCGGTAGCGCGGGGAGAGGCCGACGCGTCAAGCGATGTGGATCTGATCGTGCGCTTCGAGCCGGGACGCAGCCTGCTGGACCACGCCGCGCTCTGGCTTGAGCTGGAGGCGCTGCTGGGGTGCCGTGTCGATGTGCTCAGCGAATCCGGTCTCAAGCCCCGGATTCGCGAAAAAGTGCTGAAGGAGGCCATTCCTCTATGA
- a CDS encoding DUF4340 domain-containing protein: MPRKNPVVILSIVLVVLLVLAWATGAFKRNPSTIDVPEWTLRADEITRIRLERPGKDPLVLERSGSGWQLTAPIHYPADSSFARRFVENLAETELESVVSTNPARYGNYGVADSNAIRLVAYRKAGDSLQLFWGNTGPDFNARYVRLATDERVFLARTELTFPEDLARWRDKTILNVPAGQIEALEVQHEGKRYGVRRGESGWELVEDDQTAPADSAAAARWAGQFDPLRADGFFDDLPADSIRRAPDYVLTLRLPGGVQQVLYFDERSNGWALVRGDDETVFRIYAYRRNQLLPEASSLRAKSEE, from the coding sequence ATGCCGCGAAAAAATCCGGTTGTCATTCTGTCGATCGTGCTGGTGGTCCTGCTCGTACTGGCCTGGGCCACCGGCGCCTTCAAGCGAAACCCCTCGACGATCGACGTGCCAGAATGGACACTCCGGGCGGACGAGATCACGCGAATCCGTCTGGAGCGACCGGGCAAGGATCCGCTTGTGCTGGAGCGGAGCGGTTCGGGCTGGCAGCTGACGGCCCCGATTCACTATCCGGCCGACTCGTCCTTTGCCCGACGTTTCGTCGAAAATCTGGCCGAAACGGAGCTGGAAAGCGTCGTTTCCACCAACCCGGCCCGCTACGGCAATTACGGCGTGGCCGACTCAAACGCCATCCGCCTGGTGGCCTATCGGAAGGCGGGCGACTCGCTCCAGTTGTTCTGGGGCAATACGGGGCCGGATTTCAACGCCCGGTACGTGCGCCTGGCCACGGATGAGCGGGTGTTTCTGGCCCGAACCGAGCTGACCTTTCCGGAGGATCTGGCCCGCTGGCGCGACAAGACGATCCTGAACGTGCCGGCGGGCCAGATCGAAGCGCTGGAAGTGCAGCATGAAGGTAAGCGATACGGCGTGCGCCGGGGCGAAAGCGGCTGGGAACTGGTGGAAGACGACCAGACCGCGCCGGCCGACTCGGCGGCGGCTGCGCGCTGGGCCGGTCAGTTCGATCCGCTCCGCGCCGACGGCTTCTTCGATGACCTGCCGGCCGACTCGATCCGCCGGGCGCCCGACTATGTGCTGACGCTCCGGTTGCCCGGTGGCGTCCAGCAGGTGCTCTATTTTGATGAGCGGAGCAACGGCTGGGCGCTGGTGCGCGGTGACGACGAGACGGTCTTCCGCATCTACGCCTACCGTCGCAACCAGCTTCTTCCCGAAGCTTCCTCGCTCCGGGCAAAAAGCGAGGAGTAA